The following coding sequences are from one Gossypium raimondii isolate GPD5lz chromosome 4, ASM2569854v1, whole genome shotgun sequence window:
- the LOC105780102 gene encoding probable methyltransferase PMT23: protein MPISVLLSERKYSFLCLASILLISFAFLLLTYTSYPFFFAFPLPSDIHVSVSSPPPPSRSSSLQFPTEPELETQPADHLDLNVSLNIRWRACRLGSVTVDYIPCLDNSKAIKQLKSKKHLEHRERHCPKPPPRCLVPLPKSYKVPVQWPQSRDMIWYSNVPHPKLVEYKKEQNWVRKSDDYFVFPGGGTQFKNGVTAYIDFITETVPAIKWGEHIRVVLDVGCGVASFGGYLLDRDVVTMSFAPKDEHEAQIQFALERGIPATLSVIGSKKLTFPDDAYDLIHCARCRVHWEEDGGKPLLELNRILRPGGFFVWSATPVYRNDERDRYVWKSMVALTQSICWKVVAKRDNFDSTEIGLVIYQKPSSYSCYAHDRTKRPPLCDRKTKKEVSWYKPLRHCTSRLPVDSNGNLLGWPSPWPHRLRNKPQSLPAEPDAEAIFNEDTKHWAALVSDVYFDALAINWASIRNVMDMNAGYGGFAAALNELPLWVMNVVPIDAQDTLSIIFERGLIGIYHDWCESLSTYPRTYDLLHSSFLFKNRKERCNIIDVAVEMDRILRPGGYLLLQDTMETIQKLNPVLRSLQWSTSLYEGQFLVGKKGFWRPKN, encoded by the exons ATGCCGATATCCGTGCTGTTGAGTGAACGAAAATATTCATTCCTTTGCCTTGCATCAATCCTCCTCATCTCCTTTGCATTCCTCCTTTTAACCTACACCTCTTACCCTTTCTTTTTCGCTTTCCCTCTCCCCTCCGACATCCACGTTTCCGTATCTTCACCTCCCCCTCCTTCACGATCCTCATCCCTTCAATTCCCGACGGAACCGGAGCTCGAAACCCAGCCAGCTGACCACCTCGACTTAAACGTCAGTTTGAATATAAGGTGGAGGGCCTGTAGATTAGGATCCGTGACAGTGGATTATATTCCCTGTTTGGATAATTCCAAAGCGATTAAGCAATTGAAATCCAAGAAACACTTGGAACACAGGGAAAGGCATTGTCCGAAGCCGCCTCCAAGGTGTTTGGTGCCTTTGCCTAAAAGTTATAAGGTTCCGGTTCAATGGCCTCAGAGCAGGGACATG ATTTGGTATAGCAACGTTCCTCATCCTAAGCTTGTAGAATACAAGAAGGAACAGAATTGGGTGCGTAAATCCGatgattattttgttttccCTGGAGGTGGTACTCAATTTAAGAATGGGGTTACTGCCTATATCGATTTCATTACAGAG ACAGTACCGGCCATTAAATGGGGAGAGCACATTAGGGTTGTTTTAGATGTTGGGTGTGGTGTTGCCAGCTTTGGTGGTTATTTGCTGGACAGAGATGTGGTTACCATGTCATTTGCCCCCAAGGATGAACATGAAGCTCAGATACAGTTTGCTTTAGAGAGGGGAATTCCAGCTACACTTTCTGTCATCGGTTCAAAAAAGTTGACATTTCCAGACGATGCATATGACTTGATACACTGTGCACGATGCAGAGTTCATTGGGAAGAGGATG GTGGGAAACCATTATTGGAGCTGAACAGGATTCTGAGGCCTGGGGGATTCTTTGTATGGTCTGCTACACCAGTTTATCGAAACGATGAGAGAGATCGTTATGTTTGGAAGT CTATGGTGGCTTTGACACAATCAATCTGCTGGAAGGTTGTGGCTAAACGTGACAATTTTGATTCAACTGAAATTGGGCTTGTAATATATCAAAAGCCTTCCTCATATTCCTGTTATGCACACGACAGAACAAAACGTCCACCATTATGTGATCGGAAAACTAAGAAGGAAGTCTCATG GTACAAGCCTCTTAGGCATTGTACTTCCAGACTTCCAGTTGATAGCAACGGTAATTTGCTTGGCTGGCCCTCACCATGGCCCCACAGGCTTAGGAATAAGCCTCAAAGCCTTCCAGCTGAACCGGATGCTGAAGCTATATTCAATGAGGACACCAAACATTGGGCTGCACTTGTATCTGATGTCTACTTTGATGCTCTAGCTATAAACTGGGCTAGTATAAGAAATGTGATGGATATGAATGCTGGTTATGGAGG GTTTGCGGCGGCACTTAATGAGCTTCCTCTCTGGGTGATGAACGTTGTACCAATTGATGCACAAGATACCTTGTCCATTATTTTCGAAAGGGGCTTGATCGGAATCTATCATGACTGGTGCGAATCATTGAGTACATACCCTCGAACATATGATCTGCTGCATTCCAGTTTTCTCTTCAAAAACCGTAAAGAGAG ATGTAACATTATAGATGTAGCTGTGGAAATGGATCGCATACTGAGACCTGGTGGATATCTGTTACTTCAAGACACCATGGAAACCATTCAGAAGCTGAATCCAGTACTGCGATCACTACAGTGGTCGACAAGCCTTTATGAAGGCCAATTTCTTGTTGGGAAGAAGGGGTTTTGGCGTCCCAAAAACTAA